A section of the Spirosoma pollinicola genome encodes:
- a CDS encoding PQQ-dependent sugar dehydrogenase: MKTTKLFLSATVLSVSLLACSQKKEADQSGETVATADTTLDLPAPYATKSSQKFSNVVGWPAGKMPQAPAGFTVTEYARDLQSPRWIYVAPDGDIFVAEANTERKGIKTAVVNAVTGKSNSERTEASANRITLLRDTNKDGKPDLREPFLTGLNQPFGMLVMGNSFYAANTDGLMRYDYKPGQTKITAPGKKILSLPAGGYNNHWTRNLLAGPDGKKIFVSVGSGSNVGEHGPENEIRRANILEINPDGTGERIYASGLRNPVGMGWQPTTKTLYAAVNERDELGDELVPDYMTSVKEGAFYGWPYSYYGQNEDPRRKGERPDLVKKATVPDVPLGAHTASLGLAFYDKTAFPEKYRNGAFIGQHGSWNRSTFSGYKVVFVPFQDGKPGKPEDFLTGFLTGKDKDAYGRPVGVAVLPDGSMLVADDAGGRIWRVTANK, translated from the coding sequence ATGAAAACAACAAAACTTTTCCTGTCAGCCACGGTGCTGTCAGTAAGCCTACTGGCGTGTAGTCAGAAAAAAGAAGCCGATCAAAGCGGGGAAACGGTAGCTACTGCCGACACTACGCTTGATCTGCCCGCGCCATATGCTACAAAATCAAGTCAGAAATTTAGTAATGTAGTGGGTTGGCCAGCTGGTAAAATGCCTCAGGCACCAGCCGGATTTACCGTTACCGAATATGCCCGCGATCTGCAAAGTCCGCGCTGGATATACGTTGCGCCCGATGGTGATATTTTTGTGGCCGAAGCCAATACAGAACGGAAAGGTATCAAAACGGCTGTTGTCAATGCTGTAACCGGAAAAAGCAACTCCGAGCGAACTGAAGCTAGCGCCAACCGAATTACGCTTCTGCGCGATACCAATAAAGATGGCAAGCCCGACCTGCGCGAACCGTTCCTGACCGGCCTCAACCAGCCATTTGGTATGTTAGTGATGGGTAATAGTTTCTATGCGGCCAATACCGATGGGCTGATGCGATACGACTATAAACCCGGTCAAACGAAGATAACCGCCCCCGGCAAGAAAATTTTGAGCCTACCCGCTGGCGGCTACAACAATCACTGGACACGCAATTTGCTGGCGGGTCCTGATGGGAAGAAAATTTTTGTTTCGGTTGGATCGGGGAGTAATGTGGGTGAACACGGCCCTGAGAACGAAATCCGGCGGGCCAATATCTTGGAAATCAATCCCGACGGTACCGGTGAGCGCATTTATGCCAGTGGATTGCGTAATCCGGTGGGTATGGGCTGGCAGCCTACTACAAAGACGCTCTATGCCGCTGTTAATGAACGCGATGAACTTGGCGATGAACTCGTGCCCGACTACATGACGAGCGTGAAAGAAGGGGCGTTTTATGGCTGGCCTTATTCATATTATGGTCAGAATGAAGACCCGCGCCGGAAAGGTGAACGCCCTGATCTGGTGAAAAAAGCCACCGTTCCCGATGTTCCGTTGGGGGCGCATACGGCCTCACTTGGACTGGCCTTTTATGATAAAACAGCTTTCCCGGAAAAATACCGGAATGGCGCGTTTATAGGGCAACACGGCTCCTGGAACCGGTCAACTTTTTCGGGCTATAAAGTGGTATTCGTCCCTTTTCAGGATGGTAAGCCCGGCAAGCCAGAGGATTTCCTCACTGGCTTTCTGACTGGTAAAGACAAAGATGCCTATGGTCGTCCGGTGGGTGTAGCCGTACTTCCCGACGGGTCTATGCTGGTTGCCGATGACGCTGGCGGACGGATCTGGCGGGTAACGGCTAACAAGTAG